A stretch of the Rhipicephalus microplus isolate Deutch F79 unplaced genomic scaffold, USDA_Rmic scaffold_226, whole genome shotgun sequence genome encodes the following:
- the LOC119167976 gene encoding uncharacterized protein LOC119167976, producing MARFLCTHEPIWLYNTTSSALRECEVDQMAMISRLSVLLMRSYYENKTKVSVYIQGTFDPSNKNRMFITIPREAKAIVQSVTEELLYLSKKSRCAVIRITVLPGLESAGPELIYDLRVRNSSLSRGPSNGCIKNFAKLARVSSQVYQPRCQDILNTKIEQQILIQGKEVPRKHHLR from the exons ATGGCAAGG tTTCTGTGCACGCATGAGCCAATATGGTTATATAACACCACATCAAGCGCTCTTCGCGAATGCGAAGTGGATCAAATGGCGATGATAAGCAGACTTTCCGTTCTTCTGATGCGATCTTactacgaaaacaaaacaaa GGTTTCTGTATATATTCAAGGGACGTTTGATCCAAGTAATAAAAATCGAATGTTTATTACGATTCCGCGTGAAGCAAAAG CGATTGTGCAGAGCGTTACTGAAGAGTTGCTGTATCTGAGCAAGAAGTCAAGATGTGCAGTCATTAGGATTACAGTACTTCCAG gTCTTGAATCTGCAG gtCCTGAACTCATCTATGACCTGAGAGTCCGAAACTCCTCTTTATCGCGTGGACCTAGCAATGGATGTATAAAAAATTTCGCGAAGCTCGCTAGAGTGTCTTCTCAAGTATATCAGCCAAGATGTCAAGACATACTCAACACGAAGATAGAGCAACAAATTCTCATTCAAGGGAAAGAAGTACCGAGAAAACACCATCTTCGTTAG